Proteins encoded by one window of Mustelus asterias chromosome 9, sMusAst1.hap1.1, whole genome shotgun sequence:
- the tssc4 gene encoding U5 small nuclear ribonucleoprotein TSSC4 produces MADRETNMASTDVLLLKDPDHETRLPSDTVSLSDTDSETNLQSFNSLSPLSESDPDSWSPDDSLTDGVEPQCDYMSNHSLSTVGNSPPSQLFQLRGTSSGFSFRSQNIFSGLENVVKFDASQPRDNNIIDGEFKLPPNPAPQRKVTGESPSGKQSSPSKRQIAGEAPRGKQSSIPYKKAQSVPDYLLHPERWTKYSLEEVPETSSKKNTAVAFEFMDSLKKQRKEKSTMELDERVTSSFAQEFDSVSGKILFSKPSKPTSSRVDGVDRTELEDHGVVRKLAKRESLNPEDTGQVDLAHLDYGEVKEVEDLRIWGHEKDTKEPAKDGKRGTTGEMVHESVVFHSGRKRNRMNIRVKPGKDSEDD; encoded by the coding sequence ATGGCTGACAGAGAAACTAACATGGCTTCCACAGATGTCTTACTTCTAAAAGATCCTGATCATGAAACCAGGTTACCCAGTGATACAGTATCACTCAGCGATACTGACTCAGAGACCAATCTGCAGTCATTCAATTCTTTGTCACCTCTTAGTGAATCTGATCCAGACTCCTGGTCTCCAGATGATTCGCTTACTGATGGGGTTGAACCACAGTGTGACTACATGTCAAATCATTCTTTATCTACAGTTGGAAATAGCCCTCCATCACAACTCTTTCAGCTACGGGGAACTAGTTCTGGCTTCTCTTTTCGTAGTCAGAATATATTCAGTGGTTTGGAGAATGTAGTAAAATTTGATGCATCACAGCCCAGGGACAACAACATAATTGATGGAGAATTTAAGCTTCCACCAAATCCAGCCCCTCAGAGAAAagtgacaggggagtctcctTCAGGAAAGCAGAGCAGTCCTTCAAAGAGACAGATTGCTGGGGAGGCTCCCAGAGGAAAGCAGAGCAGTATCCCATATAAAAAAGCACAGTCTGTCccagactaccttctccatccgGAACGCTGGACCAAGTATAGTCTGGAAGAGGTTCCTGAAACCAGCAGTAAGAAGAATACAGCAGTGGCATTTGAGTTCATGGACAGCttgaagaaacaaagaaaagaaaaatctACAATGGAGCTGGATGAACGTGTCACTTCCTCTTTTGCTCAGGAGTTCGACAGTGTTTCTGGAAAAATTCTGTTTTCCAAGCCATCAAAACCAACAAGCAGCAGGGTGGATGGTGTAGACAGGACAGAACTGGAAGATCATGGTGTGGTCAGGAAGCTGGCAAAGAGAGAATCACTGAATCCAGAGGATACTGGTCAAGTGGATTTGGCACACCTAGATTATGGTGAAGTTAAGGAAGTGGAAGATTTGAGAATATGGGGgcatgaaaaagatacaaaggagcCAGCgaaggatgggaaaagagggactACAGGGGAGATGGTACATGAATCAGTGGTATTTCATAGTGGAAGAAAGAGGAACCGAATGAACATTCGAGTGAAACCTGGTAAAGACAGTGAAGATGACTAA